In Paenibacillus guangzhouensis, a single window of DNA contains:
- a CDS encoding polysaccharide pyruvyl transferase family protein, translating to MQMKPTFHPMDALKKRLRLILSVIPPRSSIYYIDYPVYNNGGDLLIMKGTEAFFRDNKIHVQARYSVLDFPDKLTIPKDQIIVLQGGGNFGDLYHAHQKLREKIVVEYPENRIVLLPQTIFFKEESAYDQTAELFNRHGDIHLFVRDTLTYEKAVQKFHGCRVYLSPDMAHQLWPIKPTSSPSKELLCFFRTDIEKTKDQLQFESDADGDFLDWGSLYNRVERRSIKWIASAMKKGSGPLPMYKIWDKYSDYLVNKAIKRFSDYRNIQTSRLHGHILACLMDKPNTLLDNSYGKNSNYYNTWISGLETAQLAVQTHKIARLHEEATLNKTKLSLSK from the coding sequence ATGCAAATGAAACCGACTTTCCATCCGATGGATGCATTGAAAAAACGGCTACGACTCATTCTGAGTGTTATCCCGCCTAGGTCAAGCATTTATTATATTGATTATCCCGTATATAACAATGGCGGCGATTTGCTGATCATGAAGGGCACGGAGGCGTTTTTTAGAGACAATAAGATCCACGTTCAAGCGCGGTACAGTGTGCTTGATTTTCCTGACAAGCTAACGATTCCGAAAGATCAGATCATCGTACTCCAGGGCGGTGGAAACTTTGGAGATTTGTATCACGCACATCAGAAATTACGTGAGAAAATCGTCGTAGAATATCCCGAGAACCGGATTGTATTGCTCCCGCAAACGATCTTTTTCAAAGAAGAGTCGGCATACGACCAGACAGCGGAGTTGTTTAATCGACATGGCGATATTCATCTCTTCGTCAGAGATACATTGACTTATGAGAAGGCTGTTCAGAAATTTCACGGATGCAGAGTTTATTTATCTCCGGATATGGCCCATCAATTGTGGCCCATTAAGCCAACAAGCAGCCCAAGCAAAGAATTGCTGTGCTTCTTCCGTACCGATATCGAGAAAACAAAGGATCAGTTACAGTTCGAATCGGATGCGGATGGAGATTTCTTGGACTGGGGTTCCTTATACAACCGTGTGGAGCGGAGATCGATCAAATGGATCGCGAGCGCAATGAAAAAAGGCAGCGGACCCTTACCAATGTATAAGATCTGGGACAAGTATAGCGATTACTTGGTGAACAAAGCGATCAAGCGATTCAGTGATTATCGGAATATCCAGACGTCTAGACTCCATGGTCATATTCTCGCTTGCTTGATGGATAAGCCCAATACGCTGCTCGATAACTCCTATGGCAAGAACTCTAATTACTACAATACGTGGATCAGCGGCTTGGAAACCGCACAGCTCGCCGTGCAAACTCACAAGATTGCGAGACTGCATGAGGAAGCGACGCTTAATAAAACGAAGCTGAGTCTTTCAAAGTGA